In the genome of Deinococcus deserti VCD115, one region contains:
- a CDS encoding carbohydrate ABC transporter permease: MRTPWTTRAAQELLSLVVTLVFLMPLVWMLLAAFKGRKAVYTGPLLPETWVWQNFVEAWNSAPFGQYLLNSLLIASLTTILVVITSALAAFAFARLNFPGKPVLFLFALGTLMIPGDALLIPNFITIREFGWINSYQALIAPFAASAFGVFLLRQAFLRTPAELEEAARLDGATALQYLCYVLLPVNGATVSALGVLTFLGSWNALVWPLVATNRDEFRTVQVGLASFSNLEGSNLPLVMAATVIVIAPVLIVYALAQKWFIESAAASGLKG; the protein is encoded by the coding sequence GTGAGAACGCCCTGGACGACCCGCGCAGCCCAGGAATTGCTGTCCCTGGTAGTGACCCTGGTGTTCCTGATGCCGCTGGTGTGGATGCTGCTGGCCGCCTTCAAAGGCCGGAAGGCGGTGTACACCGGCCCGCTGCTGCCTGAAACCTGGGTCTGGCAGAACTTCGTGGAGGCCTGGAACAGCGCTCCCTTCGGCCAGTACCTGCTGAACTCTCTGCTGATCGCCAGCCTCACGACCATCCTCGTGGTCATCACCAGCGCGCTGGCTGCCTTCGCGTTCGCCCGGCTGAATTTTCCTGGCAAGCCGGTGCTGTTCCTGTTTGCCCTGGGAACCCTGATGATTCCAGGTGACGCCCTGCTCATTCCTAATTTCATTACCATCCGCGAGTTCGGCTGGATCAACTCCTATCAGGCCCTGATCGCCCCGTTTGCAGCCAGTGCCTTCGGCGTGTTCCTGCTGCGCCAGGCCTTCCTTCGCACCCCTGCGGAGCTGGAGGAAGCCGCCCGGCTCGATGGCGCCACGGCCCTTCAATACCTGTGTTATGTCCTGCTTCCCGTCAACGGCGCGACCGTCAGCGCGCTGGGGGTCCTGACCTTTCTCGGCTCCTGGAACGCCCTGGTCTGGCCGCTTGTCGCCACCAACCGAGATGAATTCCGGACTGTCCAGGTGGGTCTCGCCAGCTTTTCGAACCTGGAAGGCAGCAACCTGCCGCTCGTCATGGCCGCGACCGTGATTGTCATTGCACCCGTGCTGATCGTGTACGCCCTCGCGCAGAAATGGTTCATCGAGAGTGCCGCGGCCAGCGGGCTCAAAGGCTAA
- a CDS encoding ABC transporter substrate-binding protein — protein sequence MHRTLITLSTVLLLGSTASAKTEVTMMYGLGGELGKAIESMIKEFNASQNDVVVRGEFANTYEGVVQKALAGIAAGQPAADILQLEVSYVPRIAESGALANLKTMPGFQKSFDNFWPVFKKQVGRPDGAVYAMPWNNSNPVLYYNPALLKKAGLSKPPRTYTELREASKKIKAATGMSAIALPSFPWVLEGAIWSNGGEMIKDGRLALDQPKAREVIEHWAGFFRDGTAVLQDSNTNADFAAGKVAMVMNSVASRPSLTAAVPFKFGTAPLPYYKKAVVPVGGATLAISKNITKERQAAAWAFINWLAQPQQQFTWIKKSNYVPVTRATSDLAVFRKYMGTSAGLDLGYRQLPFARPRPSSAGYVQGTQEIIKSLDRIFLQNAPVEATLKDLVQRTAPLFKDSK from the coding sequence ATGCACCGTACCCTGATCACCCTGTCCACCGTCCTGCTGCTTGGCAGCACCGCTTCAGCCAAAACCGAGGTCACCATGATGTACGGCCTGGGCGGTGAATTGGGCAAAGCCATCGAAAGCATGATCAAGGAGTTCAACGCATCTCAGAATGACGTGGTCGTACGCGGCGAGTTCGCCAACACCTACGAAGGTGTCGTCCAAAAAGCCCTCGCGGGCATCGCCGCAGGCCAGCCAGCGGCAGACATTCTCCAGCTGGAAGTGTCGTACGTTCCGCGCATCGCCGAGTCCGGCGCGCTGGCTAACCTGAAAACCATGCCTGGGTTTCAGAAGAGTTTCGACAACTTCTGGCCGGTCTTCAAAAAACAGGTGGGCCGCCCGGACGGCGCGGTGTATGCCATGCCCTGGAACAACAGCAACCCGGTGTTGTACTACAACCCGGCGCTGCTCAAGAAGGCTGGGCTCAGCAAACCTCCCCGCACCTACACCGAGTTGCGTGAAGCCTCCAAAAAGATCAAGGCAGCGACCGGCATGTCCGCCATCGCCCTGCCTTCATTCCCGTGGGTGCTGGAAGGCGCCATCTGGAGCAACGGCGGTGAGATGATCAAGGACGGCCGGCTCGCCCTGGACCAGCCGAAGGCGCGGGAAGTGATCGAGCACTGGGCGGGCTTCTTCCGCGACGGCACGGCCGTGCTGCAAGACAGCAACACCAATGCCGATTTCGCAGCCGGAAAAGTCGCTATGGTCATGAACAGTGTCGCCAGCCGGCCGTCGCTGACCGCGGCCGTGCCGTTCAAATTCGGGACGGCGCCTCTGCCGTACTACAAGAAGGCCGTGGTGCCGGTGGGTGGCGCGACCCTGGCGATCAGCAAGAACATCACCAAAGAGCGTCAGGCAGCCGCGTGGGCGTTTATCAACTGGCTGGCGCAGCCGCAGCAGCAGTTCACCTGGATCAAGAAAAGCAACTATGTTCCCGTGACCCGCGCGACTTCCGATCTGGCCGTGTTCCGCAAGTACATGGGCACCTCCGCGGGACTGGATCTGGGGTACCGCCAGCTGCCTTTTGCCCGCCCTCGCCCTTCCAGCGCGGGATACGTGCAGGGCACCCAGGAAATCATCAAGTCACTCGACCGAATCTTCTTGCAGAATGCGCCGGTTGAAGCGACCCTCAAGGACCTGGTCCAGCGCACCGCGCCCCTGTTCAAGGACAGCAAATAG
- a CDS encoding LutB/LldF family L-lactate oxidation iron-sulfur protein, producing MSAGGIKPAKPFQDAARVTLANPQMRRNLRHATTTIRDKRQRAVDELPDWEALRDEGAAIKDHVMANLSEYLLELEASVKARGGHVHWARDAEEARELVAGIAASHGAREIIKVKSISTDEIELNAALERHGIHAIETDLAELIVQLAEDRPSHILVPAIHRNRAEIRDLFRRKLGAELLTDEPKVLAEAARVYLREKFLTTKVAVSGANFAVADSGTVCIVESEGNGRMCLTMPDVLISVMGIEKVLPTWEDLAVFMRLLPRSSTAERMNPYTSFWSGVTSGDGPQEFHLVLLDNGRTDVLADEVGRQTLRCIRCSACLNVCPVYERAGGHAYGSVYPGPIGAILTPQLLHLEDKHANTLPWASTLCGACYDACPVKINIPEVLLYLRGKITDDKPLNSEAVAFKTAAWVMSEPFRFEGALKLARKGQGPLVKHGAIHALPGMLAGWTDSRDLPPLAGQSFREWWRTRPAPEIHATDGNAQASQGEPIAPQRTDEQGPI from the coding sequence ATGAGTGCCGGTGGGATCAAACCGGCCAAACCCTTCCAGGACGCGGCGCGGGTGACGCTCGCGAACCCGCAGATGCGCCGGAACCTGCGCCATGCCACCACCACCATTCGTGACAAACGGCAACGGGCTGTGGATGAGCTGCCGGACTGGGAGGCGCTGCGGGACGAGGGGGCCGCCATCAAGGACCACGTCATGGCGAACCTCAGCGAGTACCTGCTGGAGCTCGAAGCATCGGTCAAGGCGCGCGGGGGGCACGTGCACTGGGCTCGTGACGCGGAAGAGGCCCGCGAACTGGTTGCCGGAATTGCGGCGTCCCACGGGGCCCGTGAGATCATCAAGGTCAAGAGCATCTCCACCGATGAGATCGAGCTGAACGCCGCCCTGGAGCGGCACGGCATTCACGCCATCGAAACGGACCTCGCCGAACTGATCGTGCAGCTTGCTGAGGATCGCCCGAGCCATATTCTGGTGCCAGCCATTCACCGCAACCGCGCGGAAATCCGGGATCTGTTCCGCCGCAAGCTGGGCGCGGAATTACTGACCGATGAGCCGAAAGTGCTGGCGGAAGCGGCCCGGGTATACCTGCGGGAGAAATTTCTGACCACGAAGGTCGCCGTCAGTGGCGCGAACTTTGCGGTGGCAGACAGCGGGACGGTGTGCATCGTGGAATCCGAGGGCAACGGCCGCATGTGCCTGACCATGCCGGACGTGCTGATCAGCGTGATGGGCATCGAGAAGGTTCTGCCCACCTGGGAGGACCTCGCGGTGTTTATGCGCCTGCTGCCCAGGAGCAGCACCGCCGAGCGGATGAACCCCTACACCAGCTTCTGGTCCGGCGTGACTTCAGGTGATGGTCCGCAGGAGTTTCATCTGGTGCTGCTCGACAACGGACGCACCGATGTGCTTGCAGACGAGGTGGGCCGGCAGACCCTGCGCTGTATCCGCTGCTCGGCGTGCCTGAACGTCTGCCCAGTGTATGAACGCGCGGGCGGGCATGCTTACGGCAGCGTGTACCCCGGTCCGATTGGCGCGATTCTCACCCCGCAACTGCTGCACCTGGAGGACAAGCACGCCAACACCCTCCCGTGGGCGAGCACGTTGTGCGGTGCGTGTTACGACGCCTGTCCGGTGAAAATCAACATCCCCGAGGTGCTGTTGTACCTGCGTGGAAAGATCACCGACGATAAACCTCTGAACTCCGAAGCAGTGGCGTTCAAGACCGCTGCCTGGGTGATGAGTGAACCGTTCCGTTTCGAGGGCGCCCTCAAACTCGCGCGAAAGGGTCAGGGCCCGCTGGTGAAACACGGAGCCATTCATGCCCTGCCGGGAATGCTGGCCGGCTGGACCGACTCGCGTGATCTGCCGCCGCTGGCTGGGCAATCCTTCCGGGAATGGTGGCGGACACGGCCAGCGCCCGAGATTCACGCGACGGACGGGAACGCGCAGGCGAGCCAGGGGGAACCCATTGCTCCGCAACGAACCGACGAGCAGGGACCCATATGA
- a CDS encoding 3-keto-5-aminohexanoate cleavage protein, translated as MFIQACLNGNRRLDEHPAVPIGANELARDAQAARVAGASAVHIHPRASCGRPSLDAKSVASAVSAIRLVCPGLPIGVSTTQEIDENLNRRVGTICAWSVLPDFASVNFWEAGATEIARSLRDRGVGIEAGVSTPADVNAFLSSGLQGRCVRVLIEVLWETNVEAALVTADHLLSLLSAANVAEPRLVHGEDATAWPLLRWGSARGQQVRMGFEDVLTLPGGGYTSSNTDLIRAAFMN; from the coding sequence ATGTTCATCCAGGCCTGCCTCAACGGGAACCGGCGTCTGGATGAGCATCCGGCCGTGCCCATTGGCGCAAATGAACTCGCCCGGGACGCACAGGCAGCGCGAGTTGCCGGTGCCAGCGCCGTGCATATTCACCCTCGAGCAAGCTGCGGTCGCCCATCCCTCGACGCCAAGAGTGTCGCCAGCGCCGTGAGCGCCATTCGCCTGGTGTGCCCTGGCCTCCCCATTGGGGTCAGCACAACGCAGGAGATCGACGAGAACCTGAACCGTCGTGTCGGCACTATCTGCGCGTGGTCTGTCCTTCCTGACTTTGCGTCGGTCAACTTCTGGGAAGCCGGGGCTACGGAGATCGCGAGGTCACTGCGTGACCGTGGCGTTGGGATTGAGGCAGGGGTGTCCACACCGGCGGATGTCAACGCTTTTTTGAGCAGCGGGCTGCAAGGCAGGTGCGTCCGGGTGCTGATTGAAGTGCTTTGGGAGACCAATGTTGAAGCGGCACTCGTGACCGCTGATCACCTGTTGAGCCTGCTTTCTGCGGCGAACGTGGCTGAACCACGCCTGGTTCACGGCGAGGATGCGACAGCATGGCCATTGCTGCGCTGGGGATCGGCCCGGGGGCAGCAGGTCCGCATGGGTTTTGAGGATGTGCTCACCCTGCCTGGTGGAGGCTACACGTCGAGCAACACAGACCTGATACGGGCCGCATTCATGAACTGA
- a CDS encoding carbohydrate ABC transporter permease — protein MTTVKALPHQPKTLPLYVPQFRSFLGAMAYLLPALLVFSLFTYYPLARVIYLSFTDSDMLKSSPSFIGLHNYQQMVGSREFWSSLWITALFALGVTILEVVLGMALAFLMSARTRLQGLLRGAVFTPVVVSIAATAVVWHYLLNPASGPVNRLLEAIGLPGPGWLSDPRTALASVILVAVWKGVGLPAVLFLSGLQAISRELEEAAAIDGATRAQIARHVTVPLLAPTTMVVFFISLVGTFQSYGLVLLLTQGGPAGSTNLLGYHIYQNAFSFFQMGFASALSVALFLLLMLLGFLHLRVAERRVHYQ, from the coding sequence GTGACAACCGTTAAGGCCCTGCCGCATCAACCGAAGACGCTCCCACTGTATGTTCCGCAATTCCGAAGCTTCCTGGGGGCCATGGCTTACCTGCTTCCCGCGCTGCTGGTGTTCTCGCTGTTCACGTACTACCCTCTGGCACGCGTGATCTACCTGAGCTTCACCGATTCGGACATGCTCAAATCGAGCCCGTCGTTCATCGGCCTGCACAACTATCAGCAGATGGTAGGCAGCCGGGAGTTCTGGTCGAGCCTGTGGATCACCGCGCTGTTCGCCCTTGGTGTGACCATCCTGGAAGTCGTTCTGGGGATGGCGCTCGCCTTCCTGATGAGCGCCAGGACACGACTTCAGGGACTGCTGCGCGGCGCCGTCTTCACACCGGTGGTTGTGTCGATCGCCGCCACGGCCGTAGTGTGGCACTACCTGCTCAACCCTGCGTCAGGACCGGTCAATCGGCTGCTCGAGGCCATCGGTCTGCCGGGGCCGGGCTGGCTCAGCGATCCGAGAACTGCCCTTGCGTCAGTCATCCTGGTCGCAGTGTGGAAAGGTGTCGGCCTGCCAGCGGTGCTGTTCCTCTCGGGCCTGCAAGCCATCTCACGTGAGCTGGAAGAGGCCGCCGCCATCGACGGGGCCACCCGGGCGCAGATTGCCCGGCACGTCACGGTTCCCCTGCTCGCTCCCACCACCATGGTCGTGTTCTTTATCTCGCTGGTGGGCACCTTTCAGTCATACGGACTGGTCCTGCTGCTTACGCAGGGCGGACCGGCCGGCAGCACGAACCTACTCGGCTACCACATCTATCAGAACGCCTTCTCGTTCTTCCAGATGGGCTTCGCCAGCGCCCTGTCCGTGGCGTTGTTCCTGCTGCTGATGCTGCTGGGCTTTTTGCATCTGCGCGTCGCGGAACGGCGGGTGCATTACCAGTGA
- a CDS encoding CehA/McbA family metallohydrolase, which yields MTTIAPTSESLLSVRGQVSPVLHVPYLYHEFEVPDGATTLTVSLRFHKKRRCQLFLSVFGPMNYRGTRMNPGGVGDIHLELTFGAHSASPGALAGLIEPGRWRAQIDVESTEETAEYFLTVAAGFGESPTQTSPDPVTVNGRPGAGWYRGELHAHTHHSDGRPTPGELAGAARRAGLDFVALTDHFTPAGWAEIDHHAGPDLAVIHSLELTGHRGHANLHGLNGWVDVFVDDPAKEWTVNDVARGVRDQGGVFCVNHAFSNSLGWQYHEFDWSLCGAFEIYHHLEGPNNAAQLIFWDGLLRAGHRITGVAGTDSHDPLAGRHRLGQVTTVINARNLTPAGLIDGVRKHRAYVSLGPELTFAAECGGERADMGGELVLPGGHASPCRVRLLVEVGNLAHPTRLFVMKNGLYHTHLDLAASAAPVQLEVLDPNPGPGYYRLEAYARAPQSGFSGGREWQNTLLLSNPIFIRGES from the coding sequence ATGACGACCATTGCCCCCACCTCAGAAAGCCTCCTGAGCGTCCGCGGTCAGGTTTCCCCTGTCCTCCACGTGCCGTATCTGTATCACGAATTTGAGGTACCGGACGGCGCCACGACCCTCACCGTCTCGTTGCGGTTTCATAAGAAGCGCCGCTGTCAGCTGTTCCTTTCGGTGTTCGGCCCCATGAACTACCGCGGCACTCGAATGAACCCTGGTGGCGTAGGGGACATTCACCTCGAGCTGACGTTTGGAGCGCACTCCGCTTCTCCCGGCGCCCTCGCGGGTCTCATCGAGCCTGGACGATGGCGTGCGCAGATTGACGTGGAAAGCACCGAGGAAACCGCAGAGTACTTTCTGACCGTAGCGGCCGGGTTCGGAGAGTCGCCAACCCAGACGTCTCCTGATCCGGTCACCGTGAACGGGCGTCCCGGGGCAGGGTGGTACCGGGGGGAGTTGCACGCCCATACGCACCACAGTGACGGTCGCCCCACACCGGGTGAGCTGGCCGGGGCCGCCCGGCGCGCTGGACTGGACTTCGTGGCCCTGACCGATCACTTCACTCCGGCGGGCTGGGCCGAGATCGACCACCATGCTGGTCCTGACCTGGCTGTGATTCACTCGCTGGAGCTGACCGGTCACCGCGGGCACGCCAACCTGCACGGGCTCAATGGGTGGGTCGATGTGTTCGTTGACGATCCCGCTAAGGAATGGACCGTCAACGACGTAGCCCGGGGCGTGCGGGATCAGGGCGGTGTGTTCTGCGTGAATCACGCTTTCTCGAACAGCCTCGGCTGGCAGTACCACGAGTTCGACTGGTCCCTGTGCGGGGCTTTCGAGATCTATCATCACCTTGAAGGCCCCAACAATGCCGCGCAACTAATCTTCTGGGACGGCCTGCTGCGTGCTGGCCACCGCATCACTGGAGTGGCCGGCACGGATTCGCACGATCCACTGGCCGGACGCCACCGTCTTGGTCAGGTCACCACCGTGATCAATGCCCGGAATCTGACGCCAGCCGGATTGATCGACGGGGTCCGGAAACATCGGGCCTACGTTTCACTCGGCCCAGAACTGACGTTTGCCGCCGAGTGTGGCGGAGAGCGGGCTGACATGGGCGGCGAACTGGTCCTGCCGGGCGGGCACGCGAGTCCGTGCCGTGTCCGGCTGCTGGTCGAAGTAGGCAACCTCGCCCATCCGACCCGACTGTTCGTCATGAAAAATGGCCTGTACCACACGCATCTCGACCTCGCGGCCAGTGCGGCACCCGTACAGCTCGAGGTGCTCGATCCCAATCCGGGACCAGGCTACTACCGGCTCGAAGCTTATGCACGAGCCCCGCAGAGCGGTTTCTCCGGGGGGCGGGAGTGGCAGAACACCCTGCTGCTCAGCAACCCCATTTTCATTCGAGGTGAATCATGA
- a CDS encoding HAD family hydrolase has product MLFAFDLDGTIVTKGNVLPPAIRDAILALRQEGHQVTILTGRHRTGARMALDALGVVCHYGTCNGARVHGHGDEHHVELHLEPETVSYLLERFTHDSKAEFYLSGRERMFVRDPDTDQWAQARVEGRDLRPAGDYDGEPAHKFILISEHAGQVQDELAERFPENAYYLWEGRYLEVMAPGGHKGNALARIAHEYGIHRSETVAFGDGPNDLEMLRWAGRSIGVGQLAAGVSDVIDEHVSGPDELGVARWLTQEILGRSGKRQDHGIRPSMPLNAGNCS; this is encoded by the coding sequence ATGCTATTTGCTTTTGACCTTGACGGCACCATCGTCACCAAAGGAAATGTCCTGCCTCCTGCCATCCGCGACGCCATCCTGGCCCTACGCCAGGAGGGCCACCAGGTCACCATCCTGACCGGCCGGCACCGAACCGGAGCCAGGATGGCACTTGATGCTCTGGGGGTGGTGTGCCATTACGGCACGTGCAACGGTGCGCGCGTGCATGGGCACGGAGACGAGCACCACGTGGAGTTGCATCTGGAGCCGGAGACGGTCAGTTACCTCCTGGAGCGCTTCACCCACGATTCTAAAGCTGAATTCTACCTGTCTGGTCGCGAGCGAATGTTCGTCCGTGATCCAGACACCGACCAGTGGGCCCAGGCACGTGTGGAAGGAAGAGACCTGCGGCCGGCCGGCGATTACGACGGGGAACCCGCCCATAAATTCATTCTCATCAGTGAGCACGCCGGGCAGGTGCAGGATGAACTCGCCGAACGTTTTCCGGAAAACGCCTACTACCTCTGGGAGGGTCGCTACCTGGAGGTGATGGCCCCAGGAGGACACAAAGGAAATGCCCTCGCCCGTATCGCTCACGAGTACGGCATCCACCGCTCAGAAACCGTCGCGTTCGGGGATGGCCCGAATGACCTGGAGATGCTGCGGTGGGCAGGCCGGTCGATCGGGGTGGGTCAGCTGGCCGCGGGCGTTTCAGATGTAATCGACGAGCATGTTTCCGGCCCGGATGAACTCGGGGTCGCCCGGTGGCTGACGCAGGAGATCCTGGGCCGGTCCGGGAAACGGCAGGATCATGGAATACGGCCGAGTATGCCTCTCAACGCTGGAAACTGTTCTTGA
- a CDS encoding LutC/YkgG family protein, translated as MSSEARLDILTRINRIGAQESQSFKRAPLRPSDRAHDVVVEQFAKFAAEYRANVMRLSIDQLPQVISDRLSARGSARVVVPHDLPQDWLPTRLSVTRDNTGGTDLTSFDAVITAAAVGIAETGTVVLDHGSGQGRRALTLVPDHHICLVRERQVVDSIPEAVALLQHAVQRGQPLTWISGPSATSDIELSRVEGVHGPRILDLLLVRDT; from the coding sequence ATGAGCAGTGAGGCCAGGCTCGACATTCTGACGCGGATCAACCGCATCGGCGCCCAGGAATCCCAGTCGTTCAAGCGTGCGCCTCTCCGACCTTCAGACCGCGCCCACGATGTTGTTGTGGAGCAGTTCGCCAAGTTCGCCGCGGAGTACCGGGCCAATGTTATGCGGCTGAGCATCGACCAACTGCCACAGGTGATTTCCGACCGGCTGTCCGCCCGCGGGAGCGCGCGTGTGGTCGTGCCTCACGATCTGCCTCAGGACTGGCTGCCCACCAGACTCAGCGTGACCCGGGACAACACTGGGGGGACGGACCTGACCTCCTTCGACGCTGTCATCACGGCCGCCGCTGTGGGCATCGCGGAAACAGGCACCGTGGTCCTCGATCATGGGTCCGGGCAGGGCCGGCGTGCCCTGACGCTGGTACCGGATCATCACATTTGTCTGGTGCGCGAACGTCAGGTGGTGGACAGCATCCCCGAGGCCGTCGCGCTTCTCCAGCATGCGGTGCAGCGCGGTCAGCCCCTGACGTGGATCAGTGGACCGAGCGCCACCAGTGATATTGAGCTTAGCCGCGTCGAGGGCGTGCACGGCCCCCGCATCCTGGATCTCCTGCTGGTACGTGATACCTGA
- a CDS encoding (Fe-S)-binding protein: protein MRIDLFITCLNDAMFPRTGEATVKLLERLGHEVHFNDRQTCCGQMHFNSGYQGEALGLVRHFVDTFQDADVVVAPSGSCVGMVRDLYPKAAEWAGDRELLDAVTALAPRVFELSEFLVKHQGIEDVGAYYPHRVTYHQTCHAMRVLRVGDAPLRLLQKVRGLSLVGLPAVEQCCGFGGTFSVKNAETSTAMLADKVQNVMSTKAEACTAGDNSCLMHIGGGLSRLQSGTRTVHLAEILASTEQEVFA from the coding sequence GTGCGAATTGACCTGTTTATCACCTGCCTGAATGACGCCATGTTTCCCCGCACCGGCGAAGCCACGGTCAAGTTGCTGGAGCGCCTCGGCCATGAGGTGCATTTCAACGACCGGCAGACCTGCTGCGGGCAGATGCATTTCAATTCCGGGTATCAGGGCGAAGCGCTTGGCCTGGTCCGGCACTTCGTAGACACATTCCAGGACGCGGACGTGGTCGTGGCTCCGAGTGGTTCCTGCGTCGGTATGGTCCGTGACCTGTACCCCAAAGCGGCCGAATGGGCAGGAGATCGGGAGTTGCTGGACGCGGTCACTGCCCTCGCCCCCCGGGTGTTTGAACTAAGCGAGTTTCTCGTCAAGCACCAAGGCATCGAGGATGTCGGGGCCTACTACCCGCACCGGGTGACGTACCACCAGACCTGCCACGCCATGCGCGTCCTGCGCGTGGGGGACGCACCGCTGCGGCTGCTCCAGAAGGTGCGGGGGCTAAGTCTGGTGGGACTGCCCGCCGTGGAGCAGTGCTGCGGTTTCGGGGGCACGTTCAGCGTGAAGAACGCCGAGACCAGCACGGCGATGCTGGCAGATAAGGTACAGAACGTGATGAGCACGAAAGCCGAAGCGTGTACGGCGGGAGATAACTCCTGCCTGATGCACATTGGGGGCGGCCTCAGCCGCCTGCAAAGCGGCACCCGCACCGTGCACCTCGCCGAAATTCTGGCCAGCACCGAGCAGGAAGTGTTCGCATGA
- a CDS encoding potassium transporter TrkG, which translates to MFHSVSAFNNAGFGLYPDNMIRFAEDPLVLLTTSTLVILGGLGYLAVLGVALYLRDPHRNRLSLNTIIILVTSASLVVLRTVVAGEQQHRGGGDSALRYKGAPTGRAGCGLRIVHQ; encoded by the coding sequence GTGTTTCATTCGGTGAGTGCCTTCAACAACGCGGGGTTCGGGCTGTACCCGGACAACATGATCCGCTTCGCCGAGGACCCTCTGGTGCTGCTGACCACCAGCACCCTTGTTATCCTGGGCGGTCTCGGATACCTGGCAGTGCTGGGAGTCGCGCTCTACCTGCGCGACCCGCACCGGAACCGTCTGAGCCTGAACACCATCATCATTCTGGTGACCTCAGCCTCCCTGGTCGTGCTTAGGACGGTGGTCGCGGGAGAGCAGCAGCATCGTGGCGGCGGTGACTCCGCGCTCCGGTACAAAGGTGCGCCCACCGGACGGGCGGGCTGCGGCCTGAGAATTGTTCACCAGTGA
- a CDS encoding sugar phosphate isomerase/epimerase family protein: protein MPSAHLAAHREWLWEGRDLELQDPVSHLVLDGDWRTHAQNIRRDLDGFTGRLGIHGPFWGLTVMAQDPAVRRLTSARLRGGLAMASEIGATHMVVHSPFDFFGHPLVAHTGVTGLDDQLEQVHETLREVVDEARQIGCMLVIENIRDLNPAPLLALVSSFDSGTVQISIDVGHAALMQAKGGPSPDHWIREAGRRLGHVHLQDTDGLLDRHWKPGDGSINWRMVFRALREVQADPRLILELKPEEITAGQQWLVQEGLAR, encoded by the coding sequence ATGCCCAGTGCGCACCTGGCGGCGCACCGCGAATGGCTCTGGGAAGGCCGGGATCTGGAACTCCAGGACCCAGTATCCCACCTAGTACTCGACGGCGACTGGCGTACTCATGCGCAGAACATCCGCCGGGATCTGGACGGCTTTACCGGTAGGTTGGGCATTCATGGTCCGTTCTGGGGGTTGACGGTCATGGCCCAGGACCCGGCGGTCCGCCGCCTGACCAGCGCGCGCCTGCGGGGCGGTCTGGCGATGGCGTCAGAAATCGGGGCGACACATATGGTGGTACACAGCCCGTTCGATTTTTTCGGCCATCCGCTGGTGGCCCACACCGGCGTCACAGGACTTGACGATCAGCTTGAACAGGTGCATGAGACGCTACGCGAGGTGGTCGATGAGGCCCGCCAGATCGGCTGCATGCTGGTGATAGAGAACATTCGTGACCTGAACCCGGCGCCGCTGCTCGCCCTGGTGAGCTCGTTTGACAGTGGTACGGTGCAGATCAGCATCGACGTGGGCCACGCTGCCCTGATGCAGGCCAAGGGAGGGCCTTCCCCGGACCACTGGATCCGTGAAGCAGGTCGGCGGCTTGGACACGTGCATCTTCAGGACACTGACGGGCTGCTCGACCGGCACTGGAAGCCGGGGGACGGCAGCATCAACTGGCGCATGGTGTTTCGTGCCTTGCGGGAAGTTCAGGCCGATCCCCGCTTGATCCTGGAGCTCAAACCGGAGGAGATTACGGCCGGGCAGCAATGGCTGGTGCAAGAGGGGCTTGCCCGTTAG